One Glycine max cultivar Williams 82 chromosome 3, Glycine_max_v4.0, whole genome shotgun sequence DNA window includes the following coding sequences:
- the LOC778029 gene encoding endo-1,4-beta-mannanase isoform X1 translates to MGWKGGLKNVVTMFTFMVALVVVQHVKCGDSARMLLQHGGFVQRSGTNFVLSNRHFYFNGFNAYWLMYMASDPATRPKVTAVLQQASSHGLTVARTWAFSDGGYRALQVSPGSYDEKVFRGLDFVVSEAGKYGVRLILSLVNNWKDFGGKNQYVQWVKEHGQYVNSEDDFFSHPIAKQHYKNHIKAVLTRKNTITGVAYKDDPAIFAWELINEPRSQHDNSGKVIQQWVIEMAAYVKSIDNNHLLEIGLEGFYGETMPEKKQFNPGYQLIGTDFISNNLVHQVDFATMHLYPEQWLPGSNEAAQVAFVDKWLQTHIQDAKNVLGKPIVVGEFGKSSKSYSVVERDNYLSKMYNAIYSSASSGGPCAGGLFWQLMAKGMDGLRDGYEVIFEESPSTTRIIDQQSHKMSSIA, encoded by the exons ATGGGTTGGAAAGGAGGTCTCAAAAACGTGGTCACAATGTTTACTTTCATGGTGGCCTTGGTTGTTGTTCAACATGTGAAGTGTGGGGACTCAGCTCGCATGTTACTTCAGCACGGTGGCTTCGTTCAACGAAGTGGCACCAACTTCGTTCTGAGTAACAGGCATTTCTACTTCAACGGATTCAACGCGTACTGGTTAATGTACATGGCATCTGACCCAGCCACAAGGCCCAAGGTCACTGCCGTTTTGCAACAAGCTTCTAGCCATGGCTTAACTGTTGCTAGAACTTGGGCTTTCAGTGATGGAGGTTATAGAGCCCTTCAGGTTTCTCCTGGTTCCTACGACGAGAAAGTATTCAGG GGATTGGACTTTGTAGTATCAGAAGCGGGAAAATATGGGGTGCGTTTGATACTGAGCTTGGTGAACAACTGGAAAGATTTTGGTGGCAAAAATCAGTACGTACAGTGGGTGAAGGAACATGGACAGTACGTGAACAGTGAAGATGATTTCTTTTCACATCCTATTGCTAAGCAACATTACAAAAACCATATTAAG GCTGTGTTGAcaagaaaaaacacaataaCTGGGGTGGCATATAAGGACGATCCTGCCATATTTGCGTGGGAACTTATCAATGAACCCCGTTCCCAACACGACAACTCCGGAAAAGTTATTCAG caATGGGTGATTGAGATGGCTGCCTACGTCAAATCCATCGACAACAATCATTTGTTAGAAATAGGACTCGAAGGGTTCTATGGTGAAACAATGCCAGAGAAAAAACAATTCAATCCTGGGTACCAACTTATTGGCACTGATTTCATTTCTAACAACCTAGTTCACCAAGTTGATTTTGCTACCATGCATCTCTACCCTGAACAATG GTTGCCAGGCTCAAACGAAGCTGCTCAGGTTGCATTTGTTGACAAATGGTTACAAACACACATTCAAGATGCCAAAAATGTTCTGGGGAAGCCTATTGTTGTTGGTGAGTTTGGCAAGTCTTCGAAGTCATATAGTGTGGTTGAAAGGGACAATTACCTGAGCAAAATGTATAATGCCATATACAGTAGTGCTAGTAGTGGGGGACCCTGTGCTGGTGGGCTTTTTTGGCAGCTCATGGCTAAAGGAATGGATGGTTTACGTGATGGTTATGAAGTCATCTTTGAGGAGAGTCCTTCAACTACCAGAATTATAGATCAACAATCCCACAAAATGTCAAGTATTGCTTAG
- the LOC100805739 gene encoding glucose-1-phosphate adenylyltransferase large subunit 1, whose amino-acid sequence MMVASELQGFSMSLGSKKPSFYRDMNLSSSFTGSRVNLLHSKNVASGFPQGKFFSVTQRNTTRRFLATSTLADVANDFMALQSPILTGREASPKTVASIILGGGAGTRLFPLTQRRAKPAVPFGGCYRLVDIPMSNCINSGINKIYVLTQFNSQSLNRHIAQTYNLGGCINFGGGFVEVLAATQTPGESGKKWFQGTADAVRQFLWLFEDADHKNIENILILCGDQLYRMDYMEIVQKHINSCADISVSCLPVDGSRASDFGLVKVDERGQIRQFLEKPKGELLRSMHVDTSIFGLSAQEARKFPYIASMGIYVFKIDVLRKVLRGCYPNANDFGSEVIPMAAKDFNVQACLFNGYWEDIGTIKSFFDANLALMDQRPKFQLYDQSKPIFTCPRFLPPTKMEKCEVINSLISDGCFLKECTVEHSIVGIRSRLDSGVQLKDTMIMGADYYQTEAEIASLLAAGNVPIGIGKNTKIVNCIIDKNARIGNSVIIANKDNVQEADKPTDGFYIRSGITVVLKDSVISNDTII is encoded by the exons ATGATGGTGGCAAGTGAGCTACAAGGATTTTCCATGTCCCTGGGTTCAAAGAAGCCATCCTTTTACCGTGACATGAATCTGTCTTCCTCATTCACTGGTAGCAGAGTGAACTTACTTCATTCAAAGAACGTAGCATCTGGTTTTCCTCAAGGAAAATTCTTTAGTGTTACGCAGAGAAATACAACCAGAAGATTTTTGGCTACTTCTACTCTTGCAGATGTTGCAAATGACTTTATG GCCCTTCAATCACCAATACTTACAGGAAGAGAAGCCAGCCCAAAGACTGTTGCATCGATCATATTAGGTGGTGGAGCTGGAACTCGTCTATTCCCCCTTACTCAAAGAAGGGCTAAACCTGCT GTGCCATTTGGAGGATGCTATAGGCTGGTGGACATACCAATGAGTAATTGTATTAACAGTGGAATTAACAAAATCTACGTCCTTACACAATTTAATTCTCAGTCCCTAAATCGCCACATTGCTCAAACATATAATTTGGGAGGCTGCATCAACTTTGGAGGTGGTTTTGTTGAG GTATTGGCAGCAACTCAGACACCTGGGGAATCAGGAAAGAAGTGGTTTCAGGGTACAGCGGATGCTGTGAGACAATTTCTTTGGTTGTTTGAG GATGCTgatcataaaaatatagaaaacattCTGATATTGTGTGGTGATCAGCTATATCGAATGGATTACATGGAAATTGTACAG AAGCACATTAATTCATGTGCTGATATATCAGTATCTTGTCTCCCAGTGGATGGCAG TCGGGCTTCTGATTTTGGATTAGTGAAGGTTGACGAAAGAGGACAGATACGCCAGTTCCTTGAAAAACCCAAGGGCGAATTGTTAAGATCTATG CATGTAGATACAAGTATTTTTGGACTATCAGCTCAAGAAGCAAGGAAATTTCCATACATTGCATCAATGGGTATATATGTGTTTAAAATAGATGTTCTACGAAAAGTTCTCAG GGGCTGTTATCCTAACGCAAATGATTTTGGATCTGAGGTCATTCCAATGGCTGCAAAAGATTTTAATGTCCAG GCATGTCTTTTCAATGGTTATTGGGAAGATATTGGGACTATAAAATCTTTCTTTGATGCGAACTTGGCTCTTATGGACCAG CGGCCCAAGTTTCAGTTGTATGACCAGTCCAAGCCTATTTTTACTTGTCCTCGGTTCCTACCACCAACTAAAATGGAGAAGTGTGAG GTAATTAACTCTTTGATTTCAGATGGTTGCTTTTTAAAAGAGTGCACAGTTGAACATTCCATTGTGGGAATCCGATCAAGACTTGATTCAGGAGTGCAGCTAAAG GATACCATGATAATGGGTGCTGACTATTACCAAACAGAGGCTGAAATAGCTTCTCTTTTAGCAGCGGGAAATGTTCCAATAGGCATTggaaaaaataccaaaattgt GAATTGTATAATTGACAAAAACGCAAGAATTGGAAACAGCGTAATTATTGCAAACAAAGAC AATGTGCAGGAAGCAGACAAACCAACAGATGGGTTTTATATTCGATCAGGAATCACTGTGGTGTTAAAAGACTCTGTAATAAGCAATGATACAATCATTTAA